One stretch of Prunus persica cultivar Lovell chromosome G1, Prunus_persica_NCBIv2, whole genome shotgun sequence DNA includes these proteins:
- the LOC18792451 gene encoding uncharacterized protein LOC18792451 yields the protein MSTTREGTKKPKTTIEPRVISWEERKTLADKEAEVLEKQIEDLKTWTNMIDAMNEEQLKEYLKNRPDELKTVKIHKSNSKQRIQREKPKCSTSNGIMASVWKFHKEEEHE from the exons ATGTCTACAACGAGGGAAGGAACGAAGAAACCAAAGACAACAATAGAGCCTAGAGTTATTTCATGGGAGGAGAGAAAAACCCTTGCAGACAAGGAGGCTGAGGTCCTGGAAAAACAAATAGAGGATCTGAAAACATGG ACCAACATGATAGATGCCATGAATGAGGAGCAGTTGAAGGAATACTTAAAGAACAGACCAGATGAGTTGAAGACAGTGAAGATCCACAAGAGCAACTCTAAGCAAAGA ATCCAAAGGGAAAAGCCTAAATGCTCAACCTCTAATGGCATTATGGCTTCGGTTTGGAAGTTCCACAAGGAAGAGGAACATGAGTAG
- the LOC18789396 gene encoding DNA repair protein XRCC4 isoform X2 has protein sequence METPSPKHTCLKLQLKEAQQPIYVKGTWFESRFDLSITDGLNAWICHASEEQVRDRAAQWDQPVSEYVALAERYLGFQHPDSAYGFADAGDGHKRLSWTFEKEGTKLEWRWKCQPSPNSKQTTAAVLDFLMDANVGLSFLGVLNSKKAKLRELRDKISKQEIAGKLPEEEEASSDQTEPFVSSDEKSEDESLKDLPVTSKDVPRTRSRGRGRKRAADN, from the exons ATGGAGACCCCGAGCCCCAAGCACACGTGCTTAAAGCTCCAACTCAAAGAAGCTCAACAACCCATCTACGTTAAGGGCACGTGGTTCGAGTCCCGCTTCGACCTCTCCATCACCGACGGCCTCAACGCTTGGATCTGCCACGCGTCGGAAGAACAAGTGAGAGACCGAGCGGCTCAGTGGGATCAGCCGGTCTCGGAGTACGTGGCGTTGGCCGAGCGCTACCTAGGGTTTCAGCACCCAGACTCCGCCTACGGCTTCGCCGATGCCGGCGACGGCCACAAAAGA TTGTCATGGACTTTTGAGAAGGAAGGGACCAAGCTAGAATGGCGGTGGAAATGTCAGCCATCGCCTAATAGTAAGCAAACCACAGCAGCAGTATTGGATTTTCTCATGGATGCAAATGTTGGGCTAAGT TTTCTTGGGGTCTTGAATTCAAAAAAAGCTAAACTAAGAGAGCTTCGAGATAAGAtttcaaaacaagaaattgcTGGAAAACTGccagaagaagaggaagcgaGTTCAGACCAAACTGAACCTTTTGTCAGCAGTGATGAGAAAAGTGAGGATGAATCTTTGAAAGATCTTCCAGTTACCTCCAAGGATGTTCCGAGGACTAGGTCTCGAGGTCGGGGTCGAAAGAGGGCAGCGGACAATTAG
- the LOC18789396 gene encoding DNA repair protein XRCC4 isoform X1 yields METPSPKHTCLKLQLKEAQQPIYVKGTWFESRFDLSITDGLNAWICHASEEQVRDRAAQWDQPVSEYVALAERYLGFQHPDSAYGFADAGDGHKRLSWTFEKEGTKLEWRWKCQPSPNSKQTTAAVLDFLMDANVGLSEEVVRKTQSFERLKVEAEKCLAQSEKLTNEKIEFESAIYAKFLGVLNSKKAKLRELRDKISKQEIAGKLPEEEEASSDQTEPFVSSDEKSEDESLKDLPVTSKDVPRTRSRGRGRKRAADN; encoded by the exons ATGGAGACCCCGAGCCCCAAGCACACGTGCTTAAAGCTCCAACTCAAAGAAGCTCAACAACCCATCTACGTTAAGGGCACGTGGTTCGAGTCCCGCTTCGACCTCTCCATCACCGACGGCCTCAACGCTTGGATCTGCCACGCGTCGGAAGAACAAGTGAGAGACCGAGCGGCTCAGTGGGATCAGCCGGTCTCGGAGTACGTGGCGTTGGCCGAGCGCTACCTAGGGTTTCAGCACCCAGACTCCGCCTACGGCTTCGCCGATGCCGGCGACGGCCACAAAAGA TTGTCATGGACTTTTGAGAAGGAAGGGACCAAGCTAGAATGGCGGTGGAAATGTCAGCCATCGCCTAATAGTAAGCAAACCACAGCAGCAGTATTGGATTTTCTCATGGATGCAAATGTTGGGCTAAGT GAAGAAGTTGTGAGAAAAACTCAATCATTTGAGAGATTGAAAGTGGAAGCTGAGAAGTGTCTAGCACAGAGTGAGAAGCTTACCAATGAGAAGATAGAATTTGAATCCGCTATTTATGCAAAG TTTCTTGGGGTCTTGAATTCAAAAAAAGCTAAACTAAGAGAGCTTCGAGATAAGAtttcaaaacaagaaattgcTGGAAAACTGccagaagaagaggaagcgaGTTCAGACCAAACTGAACCTTTTGTCAGCAGTGATGAGAAAAGTGAGGATGAATCTTTGAAAGATCTTCCAGTTACCTCCAAGGATGTTCCGAGGACTAGGTCTCGAGGTCGGGGTCGAAAGAGGGCAGCGGACAATTAG